aaaatattttctcttaagtttatgcttaattagtgatatttatattaattattggccaaaataataaaatatataatattaattaattaaattttaaaatataaaatataacttttaaaaaattcatcactacacatggtgtaCGAAAACACCTacattaataattgtgacatgagTACTAAAATTgttgacatgtcttatagattaatacgacatggacaattatatttaatgttaatttatatttttggtaaactttttaaaataaggtaataactcatatattacatttattatcgatttatatttttggactttttaagaatatgataataactcataaatcatcattaaaataaatatattcaattatggtattttaaatttcgaaatatcatttaaattaaaattatttcaaaaatatatacatatttttataaaattataaaaattaaatcataaaatcaaattaaatcgtaaaatcattagtttcttatatatatctacagattttataaatattgtttaattttaatttttgacaattatgcaatatcacatatttatttaatatatttaattaaaataaatatatagacaAATCTacataagattataattttaaatatatacatgcacgttcttaaatataattcaaaataaacaaaattgtttttttatcttagttttaatgttcagttaaattaaatttatattaaaatattgataagaaaaaaagaaaatttataatattaataaaaaaattaaatataatttatatttatctattaaaatattttaaaattcttttactgcacatggtgcaggaaaacacctagtatgctaaaaaaaacttaaattattGTTGACCACAAACTGTCACCATCTCTCTTATCTTCACTGTTCATCTTTCCATTCAGTTTAaattgaatatataaatatatgactGTTTTTCATTATTTGTACTCTTAACCCACTTGAATTATTGGTCTCTCGAATAGTTTTTAAGTTACAGTTCAACTGTACGGATGTAAATTCTTGTGATGTTCAagaactaataaataaaaaagagagataAAGAGAAATGAATTTTGaggagcaagaagaagaaatggagaTGTCGGGTGTTCATCCCTCTGGGGGTTACGACTCTCTAAGCGGTGAGGGAGCCACGTCCAGCGGCGGTGtcggaggaggaagaagaagaacaagcgTTGGAGAGAAGACAAGGTATAGAGAGTGCCTGAAGAATCATGCCGTTAATATCGCTGGCCACGCCGTGGACGGCTGCTGCGAGTTCATGCCTACCGGTGAAGATGGTTCGCTCGACGCTCTTAAGTGTGCCGCTTGTGGCTGCCACCGCAACTTCCACCGTAAGGAAACCGAAATGATCAGCGGCAGGGCCCACGTAGTTCCGACGTACTACAACCGCCCGCCTCAGCTGCCGCCGCCAGGATACAGGCAACTGGCTGCCTCGGCGGACGAGGAGGATACGTCTAACCCGAACAGCAGCGGTGGAACCAAGGCTAAGAGGTTTAGAACGAAATTCACGGCGGAGCAGAAGGAGAAGATGTTTGCATTAGCGGAGAGGTTAGGGTGGCGGATGCAGAAGCACGATGACGTGGCGGTTGAGCAGTTCTGTGCGGAGACTGGTGTTAGGAGACAAGTGCTTAAAATCTGGATGCATAACAACAAGAACTCTCTTGGTAAGAAACCCTAATTATTCTCCGATATACGGTTTAAGCACAAGAGAGATCATCAttgcttcttttcttttttggtaatGACTCTCTTGAAACTACTTTGTACTTCTCGACATGCTTTCTTCTTATAGTTAATAATTTAACCGAGTACTTTGGGAGGGTTTAAGACGCATTGTGATCAACTATCTCCAACTTTGGGTTGAATGGTTAAGTTAATAAATCTACTTATAACATATGATGCAACTGAATAATAGGACAAAGATCCACAACTGAAGTAAGCTGTTTCCAGTCTAAATTTGCTGTTTGTAGACCAAGAATCTCACTCTAAGCTGTTTTAGTTCTTTAGCTGTTTGAGTCTTTGCGAACACAAACCAGCTTGCTAATCAATAAAcagaaaatcaataataatatgtCCACTACAACAAAACATGTCTGTTGCAAGGGAAAAAAGCATCGCAATTCCGTTGCAAATCTCGCAAATCCTTGCTTGCAAATCAAAAACGCTCGcaattctcttgcaaatttgcaacggaattaTTTCCCTTGCAAATTCGCAACGGAATAATTTTCGTTGCAAATTCGCAACGGAATAATTTGCGtcgcaaatttgcgagagaaacaaaatttaatcGCAAATTTGCAATAGATTTGCAAAAACaatttcccttgcaaatttttttaaggatattaaaaaaaataaaaaataaaaatataaataaatatatataacgaaactggtatgtatatatacatacagatacatatttaaatacatgaatatattaaaaacctaaaaaactTATAACAAACTGGTTTAGTTAATTGAACCGGTTTAACAAAACCTAATGAAGTGTAATCTAACTATATTTAACTAAACctaattccaaaaaaaaaaaaattaaccctaAAAAATAAAGCAGCCGACTCCTTCCTCCTCCTTGCCTCCTCCGCCGTACCACCACCAGAgcgaccac
The Raphanus sativus cultivar WK10039 unplaced genomic scaffold, ASM80110v3 Scaffold0208, whole genome shotgun sequence DNA segment above includes these coding regions:
- the LOC108860317 gene encoding zinc-finger homeodomain protein 2, with product MNFEEQEEEMEMSGVHPSGGYDSLSGEGATSSGGVGGGRRRTSVGEKTRYRECLKNHAVNIAGHAVDGCCEFMPTGEDGSLDALKCAACGCHRNFHRKETEMISGRAHVVPTYYNRPPQLPPPGYRQLAASADEEDTSNPNSSGGTKAKRFRTKFTAEQKEKMFALAERLGWRMQKHDDVAVEQFCAETGVRRQVLKIWMHNNKNSLEFH